In one Achromobacter spanius genomic region, the following are encoded:
- the movA gene encoding methanobactin-like peptide MovA has protein sequence MKSKKIVVKVNDKDATCGSYNK, from the coding sequence ATGAAATCGAAAAAAATCGTGGTTAAAGTAAACGACAAGGACGCGACCTGCGGCAGTTATAACAAGTAA